One genomic segment of Virgibacillus doumboii includes these proteins:
- the motP gene encoding flagellar motor protein MotP, whose product MRKRDILTPIGITLGFIMIMMAILSKGGTEGVTSFLDIASIFIVIGGLFASLFINFKMAQIKLTSKVMKEAFHQNDQRLPELIELFIRLSERARREGLLALENELDEVDDVFIKKGVMLAVDGIEPEVINDIMNAEITAMEERHYKGRAIIEKAGEYAPAWGMIGTLVGLVLMLNSLTDPSTLGPNMAVALLTTLYGTVLANLVFIPMANKLESKTEEEMFIKQIIIEGVIGVQSGQNPRILEEKLSAFLSNETKSKEDEEESAFAGESVNEA is encoded by the coding sequence ATGAGAAAAAGAGATATTTTAACTCCAATCGGCATTACATTGGGATTTATTATGATAATGATGGCCATTCTTTCCAAGGGAGGCACAGAAGGAGTAACTTCTTTTCTTGATATCGCCTCGATATTTATCGTAATTGGAGGTTTGTTTGCCTCATTATTCATTAACTTTAAAATGGCACAGATTAAGCTCACCAGTAAAGTAATGAAAGAGGCTTTTCACCAAAATGATCAGCGGCTTCCTGAGCTAATTGAATTATTCATTCGTTTGTCTGAACGGGCGAGAAGAGAAGGTCTTTTAGCGCTGGAGAATGAGCTTGATGAAGTTGATGATGTATTTATAAAAAAGGGCGTCATGCTGGCGGTCGATGGTATTGAACCGGAAGTCATCAATGATATTATGAATGCAGAAATTACTGCTATGGAAGAGCGTCACTATAAAGGCCGTGCAATCATTGAAAAAGCCGGTGAATACGCACCAGCCTGGGGAATGATAGGTACACTTGTTGGACTTGTTCTAATGCTTAATAGTTTAACAGACCCTTCAACATTAGGCCCAAATATGGCTGTTGCACTTTTAACAACCCTTTATGGTACGGTTCTTGCTAATCTGGTATTTATCCCTATGGCCAACAAACTGGAATCGAAAACGGAAGAGGAAATGTTTATTAAGCAGATTATTATCGAAGGTGTCATCGGGGTTCAGTCAGGACAAAACCCACGGATTCTTGAAGAAAAACTAAGCGCATTTCTTTCCAACGAAACGAAAAGTAAAGAAGATGAAGAAGAATCTGCTTTCGCGGGAGAGAGCGTAAATGAAGCGTAG
- the tyrS gene encoding tyrosine--tRNA ligase, with protein MDILKDLEKRNLIHQTTDDEGLAKHLNEKQVTVYCGFDPTADSLHLGHLVPITMLKRFQKAGHRPIALIGGGTGMIGDPSGRSTERSLNEADVVHGYSDKIKQQLAELLDFDSGSNAAVARNNHDWLGSMTVIDFLRDAGKHFGINYMLGKESVSARIEQGISFTEFSYMILQSLDFMKLYEEENCTLQIGGSDQWGNITAGMELIRRSREDLEEEIDVFGLTVPLITKADGTKFGKTAGGAVWLDPEKTTPYEFYQFWINTDDRDVMKFLYYFTFLEHDELDQLQQEIENHPENRVAQKRLAEEMTREVHDQEALEQAQKISASLFSGDLKDLSASDIGQGFKDVPTYETSEPETGLVDLLVNASISSSKRQAREDIKNGAIYINGERQQDLQYLVNGEDRIEDKFTIIRRGKKKYYLISYKN; from the coding sequence ATGGATATATTAAAGGATTTGGAAAAACGTAATTTGATTCACCAGACAACTGATGATGAGGGGTTAGCAAAGCATTTAAATGAAAAACAGGTAACGGTGTACTGTGGGTTTGATCCTACTGCTGACAGCTTGCACCTTGGTCATCTGGTACCAATTACCATGTTAAAAAGATTCCAGAAAGCAGGGCACCGTCCGATAGCCTTAATCGGCGGTGGAACAGGGATGATTGGTGACCCAAGCGGACGATCCACTGAACGTTCGTTAAATGAGGCTGATGTGGTACATGGATACAGCGATAAAATTAAACAACAACTCGCTGAATTACTGGATTTTGATAGTGGTTCGAACGCCGCCGTAGCCCGTAATAACCACGACTGGCTGGGCAGCATGACAGTCATTGACTTTCTTCGGGATGCAGGAAAGCATTTCGGTATTAATTACATGCTTGGTAAAGAATCTGTTTCAGCACGAATTGAACAGGGGATTTCATTTACCGAATTCAGTTACATGATTTTGCAGTCACTCGACTTTATGAAATTATATGAAGAGGAAAATTGCACATTGCAAATTGGCGGGAGTGACCAGTGGGGAAATATAACAGCAGGAATGGAATTAATCCGCCGTTCCAGAGAAGACCTGGAAGAAGAGATTGATGTGTTCGGTTTAACTGTACCTTTGATTACAAAAGCAGACGGAACAAAATTCGGGAAAACGGCTGGCGGGGCAGTATGGCTCGATCCCGAAAAAACAACACCATACGAATTTTATCAGTTTTGGATTAATACGGATGACCGGGATGTCATGAAATTTTTGTACTACTTTACGTTCCTTGAGCATGATGAACTTGATCAGCTGCAGCAGGAGATTGAAAACCATCCTGAGAACCGTGTGGCTCAAAAACGATTGGCAGAAGAGATGACGAGGGAAGTTCACGATCAGGAAGCGTTGGAACAGGCCCAGAAGATATCTGCATCATTATTTAGCGGTGATTTAAAAGATTTATCTGCCAGTGACATTGGGCAAGGGTTTAAGGACGTGCCGACATATGAGACATCTGAACCAGAAACAGGACTAGTTGATTTATTGGTAAACGCATCGATTTCATCTTCCAAACGACAGGCAAGGGAAGATATTAAGAACGGTGCAATCTATATAAATGGCGAGCGTCAACAGGACCTGCAATATCTGGTGAATGGGGAAGACCGGATTGAGGATAAGTTCACGATTATCAGACGCGGGAAGAAAAAATACTATTTGATCAGCTACAAGAACTAA
- the motS gene encoding flagellar motor protein MotS — MKRRNARKNSKSGAPKWMVTYSDMVTLILVFFILLFSMSQIDLVKFEAISESFRNRMIFDFYPSPVPMDNPTENTSDQESGKNSNEFENPTQLENINDRDDKTAEEKEDSLNKLMNDVNQYLNSNNLNNVVSASRTERGVVLVLQESILFDTGEAEILDSGKPFLDKIGKLLTKIPNPVKVEGHTDNRPISSFRYPSNWELSGARASSVIRYLIAENDFDETRFTSVGYGDTRPIVPNTSEANWRKNRRVEMVILERPETNNNNE, encoded by the coding sequence ATGAAGCGTAGAAATGCGAGAAAAAACAGCAAGTCAGGTGCACCAAAGTGGATGGTTACATATTCGGACATGGTAACACTGATTCTGGTATTTTTTATTCTTTTATTTTCCATGTCGCAAATTGATTTGGTGAAATTCGAGGCTATTTCTGAGTCGTTCAGAAACAGGATGATATTTGACTTTTATCCATCACCTGTACCTATGGATAATCCAACAGAAAATACGAGTGATCAGGAAAGCGGTAAAAACTCAAATGAATTTGAAAATCCGACACAACTGGAAAATATAAATGACCGTGATGACAAAACTGCTGAGGAAAAAGAAGATTCCCTGAATAAATTGATGAACGATGTAAATCAATATTTAAACAGCAATAATTTAAATAATGTGGTATCAGCAAGCAGAACGGAACGGGGAGTCGTACTTGTTTTGCAGGAGAGTATTTTATTTGATACCGGTGAAGCAGAAATCCTTGATTCCGGAAAACCATTTCTGGATAAAATCGGAAAGCTGCTCACAAAAATTCCCAATCCGGTAAAAGTTGAAGGTCACACGGATAATCGGCCTATTTCAAGTTTTCGTTATCCCTCAAACTGGGAACTTTCAGGAGCTCGCGCAAGCAGTGTTATCAGGTACTTAATCGCTGAAAACGATTTTGACGAAACACGATTTACTTCGGTTGGATATGGAGATACAAGGCCAATAGTACCCAACACTTCTGAGGCCAATTGGCGCAAAAATAGACGTGTCGAAATGGTAATTCTTGAAAGGCCTGAAACAAACAATAATAATGAATAA
- a CDS encoding bifunctional 3-deoxy-7-phosphoheptulonate synthase/chorismate mutase — MSQNELEILRQQLDEVNMDMLELISKRGEIAQQIGKVKNKQSIKRFDPVRERKMLDELTAKNDGPFENSTIEHIFKEIFKAALELQVDDHRKALLVSRKKKPEDTVIDIKGEKIGDGNTQFVMGPCSVESYDQVAQVAKAVKSKGIKLLRGGAFKPRTSPYDFQGLGLEGLEILKRVADEYDLAVVSEIVNPAHVEKAVDYVDVIQIGARNMQNFELLKAAGEVDKPVLLKRGLSATISEFINAAEYIISRGNGNIILCERGIRTYEKATRNTLDISAVPILKQETHLPVMVDVTHSTGRRDLLLPAAKAGLAIGADGIMAEVHPDPAVALSDAAQQMDLPMFDTFMNELEAFSNRK, encoded by the coding sequence ATGAGTCAAAATGAATTGGAAATACTACGCCAACAATTAGATGAAGTAAATATGGATATGCTGGAATTAATCAGTAAACGTGGTGAAATTGCTCAGCAGATTGGTAAAGTCAAAAACAAACAGAGCATCAAGCGTTTTGATCCGGTTCGTGAGCGGAAAATGCTTGATGAACTAACAGCGAAAAATGATGGACCATTTGAAAATTCCACGATTGAACACATTTTTAAGGAAATTTTTAAAGCTGCATTGGAATTACAGGTGGATGATCATCGAAAAGCATTACTTGTTTCCCGGAAAAAGAAACCTGAAGATACCGTTATCGATATTAAAGGGGAAAAAATCGGTGATGGAAATACGCAATTTGTAATGGGACCATGTTCAGTCGAGAGCTATGATCAAGTTGCCCAGGTAGCAAAGGCGGTTAAAAGTAAGGGGATCAAGCTGTTACGTGGAGGCGCGTTTAAACCTAGAACCTCACCATATGATTTTCAGGGGCTTGGTTTGGAAGGACTGGAAATTTTGAAGCGGGTTGCGGATGAGTATGATCTGGCAGTTGTCAGTGAAATCGTAAATCCGGCACACGTTGAAAAAGCCGTTGATTATGTTGATGTTATTCAGATTGGTGCCCGTAACATGCAAAACTTTGAATTATTGAAAGCAGCAGGTGAAGTTGATAAACCGGTTCTATTGAAACGCGGGCTGTCAGCAACCATTTCTGAGTTTATTAATGCAGCAGAATATATTATTTCAAGAGGCAATGGTAATATTATCCTGTGTGAACGTGGTATCAGGACCTACGAAAAAGCAACCAGAAATACGCTGGATATATCAGCAGTACCAATTTTAAAACAGGAAACGCATTTACCTGTAATGGTCGATGTAACACACTCAACAGGTCGACGTGATTTATTACTGCCAGCAGCCAAAGCAGGGTTGGCAATCGGTGCTGATGGAATCATGGCAGAAGTTCATCCGGATCCGGCAGTAGCATTGTCAGATGCGGCTCAGCAGATGGATCTGCCAATGTTTGATACGTTCATGAATGAACTTGAAGCATTTTCAAACCGTAAATAG
- a CDS encoding transglycosylase domain-containing protein, protein MDYKQQFQKYKQKAKSIWETGKVQKTSRITYDVTWNVILFFLVVGLIGFFFAGGLGAGYFASLVKDEPVRSYASMEKDIYNYEETSKLYFAGNNYFGDVRSDIHREEVKLENVSDVLINAVIATEDEYFKTHEGIVPKAIVRAMVQQVTNSPVQSGGSTLTQQLVKNQILTNEVSFERKAKEILIAMRLERFFEKEEILEAYLNIVPYGRDASGGNIAGIQTAAQGIFGIDASKVNLPQAAYLAGLPQSPSYYTPFKNNGGLKDKAGLQPGINRMKSVLNRMYESEYITKKEYEKALNYDIVADFTEESQSPVEKYPYLTFMAEERAKDIILKQLAKEDGYSMEDLNKDEKLMEEYRILADRALRRNGYNIHTTIDKKTHDTFKKIVKNYKYYGPDWTGKVTNEETGERKKITQKIQTGGILIENKTGRIISFIGGRDYNPENQFNYAMQAERSNGSTMKPILTYAPAFEMGAAQPGTPIADIRTSYSTPSGTYTPHNYAGGYHGIVSARKALYNSYNIPAIKVYDKIRDSNPVKKFLEPAGITTIGKNEYANLSLGIGGTTTGVTVEENVNVFSTLANQGQNADAYLIDKITDQDGNVIYEHETELTQVYSPQTAYLTLDIMRDVIDRGTATYVNSQLKYRGVDWAGKTGTSQEYKDAWFVGVNPKVSMGVWIGYDIGKSIQCPSCTLSYSQRTQNLWAQLINAASDINPELVAPNKNFERPGGIVSRSYCAISGMLPSELCKKAGLVKTDLFNAKYVPTKEDDSLIKGSYVMVDGKSVMAGENTPEEFTEGDGIAFNPEFLERKGYDELSDLSVLFPRTNREKWEKISLPPSDVSNDTIKDDGKKPAAPASLSGNGKLSWKDSSSKDVVGYRIFRASKPGGSFKLIGNTTETSYNISGGNAVYHVKAVDYFGLESSASKEVVVGDFSKPDKPDKQEEPDKPEKNDEDKKPTPPTGISTSYDKKSKTITVKWNHNSATNFTVTLSGENYSNSKSTKSKQAIFKINKPKGTYSGTITAKENGKTSDKATFSIEINN, encoded by the coding sequence GTGGATTATAAACAACAGTTTCAAAAATATAAGCAAAAAGCCAAATCAATCTGGGAAACTGGTAAAGTCCAAAAAACATCACGTATAACCTATGATGTTACCTGGAATGTTATTTTATTTTTCCTGGTTGTTGGTTTAATCGGCTTCTTCTTTGCCGGTGGTCTGGGTGCAGGCTATTTTGCGTCACTCGTTAAAGATGAACCTGTACGCAGTTATGCAAGCATGGAAAAAGATATCTACAACTATGAAGAAACGTCAAAACTGTATTTTGCCGGGAATAACTATTTTGGTGATGTACGGTCAGATATACATAGAGAAGAAGTGAAACTGGAAAATGTTTCAGATGTGCTGATTAATGCTGTAATTGCAACCGAGGACGAATACTTCAAAACACATGAAGGAATAGTTCCAAAAGCAATTGTCCGTGCAATGGTCCAACAGGTTACAAACTCACCTGTGCAATCGGGAGGAAGTACACTTACCCAGCAACTAGTCAAAAATCAGATTCTGACGAACGAAGTATCATTTGAACGTAAAGCAAAAGAAATCCTGATAGCAATGCGGCTGGAACGTTTTTTTGAAAAAGAAGAGATTCTTGAAGCATATTTAAACATTGTCCCTTATGGCCGTGATGCTTCAGGGGGAAATATTGCTGGTATCCAAACAGCAGCACAAGGTATTTTCGGTATTGATGCGTCAAAAGTAAATTTACCACAGGCAGCATATCTTGCCGGACTGCCTCAAAGTCCATCCTATTATACCCCTTTTAAAAACAATGGCGGGTTAAAGGACAAGGCAGGGTTACAGCCAGGTATCAACCGGATGAAATCGGTACTTAACAGAATGTATGAATCAGAGTATATTACGAAAAAAGAATATGAGAAGGCATTAAACTATGATATTGTAGCTGACTTCACCGAAGAATCACAATCACCCGTTGAGAAATATCCTTATTTAACCTTTATGGCTGAAGAACGTGCAAAAGATATTATTCTTAAACAGCTTGCCAAAGAAGATGGGTATTCAATGGAAGATTTGAATAAAGATGAAAAGCTGATGGAGGAATATCGTATACTGGCTGACCGTGCATTACGAAGAAACGGATACAACATTCATACCACTATTGATAAAAAAACACACGATACGTTTAAAAAAATAGTTAAAAATTATAAGTATTACGGACCCGATTGGACAGGGAAAGTTACGAATGAAGAGACTGGTGAACGAAAGAAAATAACGCAAAAAATACAAACAGGTGGTATTTTAATAGAAAATAAAACTGGTAGAATTATAAGTTTTATAGGCGGTCGGGATTACAATCCGGAAAACCAGTTTAACTATGCAATGCAAGCTGAACGTTCTAACGGTAGTACGATGAAGCCGATTCTGACGTATGCACCGGCATTTGAAATGGGAGCCGCACAACCAGGAACTCCTATAGCTGACATTAGAACGAGTTATTCAACACCAAGCGGTACTTATACACCTCATAATTACGCAGGCGGGTACCATGGAATTGTCTCAGCAAGAAAAGCACTCTATAATTCTTACAACATTCCGGCAATTAAAGTTTACGATAAAATCCGGGATTCGAATCCGGTGAAAAAATTTCTCGAACCAGCGGGTATCACAACAATAGGTAAAAATGAGTATGCAAACCTCTCACTCGGTATCGGTGGAACAACCACAGGGGTTACTGTTGAGGAAAATGTAAATGTATTCTCAACACTTGCCAATCAGGGGCAAAATGCTGATGCTTACCTGATTGACAAAATCACTGACCAAGACGGAAATGTTATCTATGAACATGAAACAGAACTAACACAAGTATACTCACCGCAAACTGCCTATCTGACATTAGATATCATGCGGGATGTTATTGATAGAGGAACTGCAACATATGTTAATTCGCAGCTGAAATACAGAGGAGTTGACTGGGCAGGAAAAACTGGTACTTCCCAGGAATACAAAGACGCGTGGTTTGTCGGTGTCAACCCGAAAGTCTCGATGGGTGTGTGGATCGGTTACGATATAGGAAAAAGTATTCAATGCCCTTCATGTACCCTGAGTTACAGCCAGCGAACCCAGAATTTATGGGCCCAACTGATCAATGCGGCATCAGACATTAATCCTGAACTTGTTGCACCGAATAAAAACTTTGAACGCCCTGGTGGAATCGTTTCGAGAAGCTATTGCGCTATTTCCGGAATGCTGCCATCTGAATTATGTAAAAAAGCAGGACTTGTGAAAACAGATCTATTTAATGCAAAATATGTACCTACTAAAGAAGATGATAGTCTTATAAAGGGCTCCTACGTAATGGTAGATGGAAAATCTGTCATGGCTGGAGAAAATACACCTGAAGAATTTACTGAGGGTGATGGTATAGCGTTTAATCCTGAATTTTTAGAACGGAAAGGTTATGATGAGCTTAGTGATCTTTCGGTACTATTCCCACGAACAAATCGAGAGAAATGGGAAAAAATCAGTTTGCCACCGTCTGATGTTAGCAATGATACGATAAAAGATGATGGCAAAAAGCCTGCTGCACCTGCTTCCTTATCAGGAAACGGTAAACTGTCCTGGAAGGATTCAAGCAGTAAAGATGTTGTCGGCTACCGGATTTTCCGGGCAAGTAAGCCGGGAGGTTCATTTAAGCTGATAGGTAACACGACAGAAACCAGTTACAATATTTCCGGTGGTAATGCTGTATATCATGTAAAAGCAGTTGACTACTTCGGACTGGAATCTTCCGCATCAAAAGAAGTTGTCGTAGGTGATTTTTCAAAACCGGATAAGCCAGACAAACAGGAAGAACCGGATAAGCCTGAGAAAAACGATGAGGACAAAAAGCCAACACCACCGACGGGGATTAGCACATCATATGACAAGAAAAGTAAAACAATAACTGTTAAATGGAACCATAACTCGGCTACTAACTTTACGGTGACGCTTAGTGGTGAAAACTATAGCAACTCTAAGTCTACAAAAAGTAAACAGGCTATTTTCAAAATAAATAAGCCTAAAGGTACTTATAGTGGTACCATTACAGCCAAAGAAAACGGTAAAACGAGTGACAAAGCAACTTTCTCCATAGAAATTAATAACTAA
- a CDS encoding GNAT family N-acetyltransferase, whose amino-acid sequence MDHVKTYHSMTRETPNGSIIIEGPLSSTELKKYHFHEQLTAFRPAQKQFEAVLSIADFPEGRLIIARTDDTIIGYVTYLHPDPLERWSKFNMEDLIELGAIEIIPKYRGAKIASGLLELSMMDDFMENYIVISTEYYWHWDLDGTRLSVWNYRKVMEKMMASGGLLPAPTDDPEIISHPANCLMVRIGENVPEESIKQFDKLRFLQRHNYRNMREGI is encoded by the coding sequence ATGGATCATGTTAAAACGTATCATTCGATGACACGCGAAACTCCAAATGGTTCAATCATCATCGAGGGACCACTTTCATCCACAGAATTAAAAAAATATCATTTCCATGAACAGTTAACAGCATTTCGTCCTGCACAAAAACAGTTTGAAGCTGTATTGAGTATAGCGGACTTCCCGGAAGGAAGGCTTATTATTGCCAGGACAGACGATACAATCATCGGGTATGTAACGTATTTACACCCGGACCCGCTTGAACGGTGGTCCAAATTTAATATGGAAGACCTGATCGAATTGGGAGCTATTGAAATTATCCCAAAGTATCGAGGTGCAAAAATTGCATCCGGATTACTGGAATTATCCATGATGGATGACTTTATGGAAAACTACATTGTAATCTCCACCGAATATTATTGGCACTGGGATTTGGATGGAACGAGATTAAGTGTATGGAATTACCGGAAAGTAATGGAGAAAATGATGGCTTCTGGTGGCCTTCTGCCTGCTCCTACCGACGACCCGGAAATTATATCTCATCCCGCTAACTGTCTTATGGTTAGAATAGGGGAAAACGTACCTGAAGAATCAATAAAACAATTTGATAAACTGCGATTTTTACAGCGCCACAATTATCGGAATATGAGGGAGGGAATATAA
- a CDS encoding acetoin utilization AcuB family protein — protein sequence MLVEEIMKSNIVTLPPTATIAEALQLLQEHHIRHIPITDQEKQVIGIVSDRDVSDASPSVFDKNRDQNELKNEIQSIMSHPVLTVHPLDFVEEVARVFYEEEFACLPVVSDNKIVGIITEKDMLHTFIQLTGTNVQSSQIEIKVPHKPGILPEVASIFGERKTNITSVLVYPYNDDPNFKILVFRIQTMNPMPVIQDLRNAGYELMWPNNIAEPKL from the coding sequence TTGCTTGTCGAAGAAATCATGAAATCTAATATTGTTACACTTCCACCAACAGCAACGATTGCTGAAGCATTGCAACTGCTGCAGGAACATCACATTAGACATATTCCTATCACAGATCAGGAGAAACAAGTAATCGGAATTGTCTCTGATCGGGATGTCAGTGATGCATCACCATCTGTTTTTGATAAAAATCGAGATCAAAATGAGTTAAAAAATGAAATACAATCAATTATGAGCCACCCCGTCTTAACAGTTCACCCTCTTGACTTTGTAGAGGAGGTTGCCCGGGTTTTTTATGAGGAAGAATTTGCATGTCTTCCAGTTGTAAGCGATAACAAAATAGTTGGTATCATTACCGAGAAAGATATGCTGCATACATTCATACAACTAACCGGAACTAATGTCCAAAGTTCGCAAATAGAAATAAAAGTGCCGCACAAGCCGGGGATCTTGCCAGAAGTAGCTTCTATTTTCGGGGAACGTAAAACAAATATTACCTCCGTATTGGTATATCCATACAATGATGATCCGAATTTTAAAATACTCGTTTTCCGGATACAGACCATGAATCCAATGCCTGTCATTCAGGATTTGCGTAATGCAGGCTATGAGTTAATGTGGCCTAATAACATTGCGGAGCCAAAACTATGA
- the ccpA gene encoding catabolite control protein A — translation MNVTIYDVAREANVSMATVSRVVNGNPNVKPVTRKKVLNTIEQLGYRPNAVARGLASKKTTTVGAIIPDISSIFFAELARGIEDIATMYKYNIILSNSDQNKDKELQLINTMLEKQVDGILFMGGNVSDEHVDQFKSSSIPVVLAATYDETNTIPSVNIDYEEAAFEATSFLLEKGNENIAFISGQDDTLINQQKYNGYLRALNGKSVNINDEYILKGDYSYDSGHEAVEQLLALNNRPTAVFVASDEMALGVIHGAQDKGYQVPGDLEVFGFDNTRLATMVRPTLSTIVQPMYDIGAVAMRLLTKYMNKEEVDEKKVVLPHRIVERSSTK, via the coding sequence ATGAATGTAACAATATATGATGTTGCACGCGAAGCAAATGTGTCCATGGCAACAGTTTCACGTGTTGTTAATGGAAATCCGAATGTAAAACCGGTTACTCGTAAAAAAGTATTGAATACGATTGAACAATTAGGTTATCGTCCAAATGCGGTTGCACGTGGGCTGGCAAGCAAAAAAACAACAACGGTAGGTGCAATCATTCCTGATATCTCCAGTATCTTTTTTGCTGAGCTTGCGAGAGGTATCGAGGATATTGCCACGATGTACAAGTACAATATTATCCTGAGCAACTCTGATCAAAATAAGGACAAGGAACTTCAACTGATTAATACGATGCTGGAAAAACAAGTGGATGGTATTCTGTTTATGGGTGGAAATGTTTCTGATGAGCACGTGGATCAATTCAAAAGTTCGTCGATCCCCGTTGTATTAGCCGCAACATATGACGAAACAAATACAATCCCATCGGTAAATATTGATTATGAAGAAGCAGCATTTGAAGCAACATCATTCCTGCTTGAAAAAGGAAACGAGAATATAGCATTTATTTCAGGACAGGATGATACACTGATTAATCAGCAGAAATACAATGGCTATTTACGTGCACTCAATGGAAAGTCAGTGAATATCAATGATGAATATATTTTAAAAGGTGATTATTCCTATGATTCCGGACACGAAGCTGTTGAACAGTTGTTAGCGTTAAATAACCGGCCCACAGCAGTATTTGTAGCTTCCGACGAGATGGCATTAGGTGTGATCCATGGTGCACAGGATAAAGGATATCAGGTTCCAGGTGACCTTGAAGTATTTGGTTTTGATAACACAAGACTTGCCACAATGGTACGACCTACGCTATCGACAATCGTTCAGCCGATGTATGATATCGGAGCCGTTGCTATGCGTCTGTTGACAAAATATATGAATAAAGAAGAAGTCGATGAGAAAAAAGTCGTCTTGCCACATCGAATTGTTGAAAGAAGCTCAACAAAATAA
- a CDS encoding acetoin utilization protein AcuC, which yields MTCNASFIFSNAFLDYHFHSDHPFNQKRVLLAKDLLEKSNILTKDNIVEPRTATIEELALFHDLAYIQAVKKAGNGHLHSEESMEYGLGTEDTPVFDGMHEAASNLVGGTLTSVDTVLQGHSDHALNLGGGLHHGFKRKASGFCIYNDGAVAIKYIREKYDLRVMYVDTDAHHGDGVQWAFYDDPNVCTLSIHETGRYLFPGTGNVNERGIKEGHGYSFNLPIDAFTEDESFINLYESAFREIADYFKPDVIVTQNGTDAHAYDPLTHLCATMDIYEKIPLLAHEMAHKYCNGRWIALGGGGYDMWRVVPRAWSQIWSVMKTGDTQKGNLPLSWQSKWQGESPVTLPAKWHDEKDIVPTIPRKAEINEKNTNILLNALKYAKKQTK from the coding sequence ATGACATGTAACGCGTCGTTTATTTTTTCCAATGCATTTTTAGACTATCACTTTCATTCGGATCATCCATTTAATCAAAAAAGAGTATTATTAGCGAAAGATTTGCTGGAGAAATCAAACATACTTACCAAAGATAATATTGTGGAGCCCCGCACCGCGACAATTGAAGAACTTGCGCTTTTTCATGATTTGGCATATATACAGGCTGTTAAGAAAGCCGGTAATGGCCACTTACATTCTGAGGAAAGTATGGAATACGGACTGGGAACAGAGGATACACCGGTTTTTGATGGAATGCATGAAGCAGCAAGCAACCTTGTTGGCGGTACCCTGACTTCAGTCGACACAGTACTGCAAGGCCATTCAGATCATGCACTGAATCTTGGTGGCGGACTCCACCATGGGTTCAAACGGAAAGCAAGCGGTTTTTGCATTTATAATGATGGTGCGGTTGCTATCAAGTATATCAGGGAAAAATATGATCTAAGAGTAATGTACGTGGACACGGATGCACATCATGGAGATGGGGTTCAATGGGCATTTTACGATGACCCTAATGTATGCACCCTTTCCATCCACGAAACCGGGAGATACTTATTTCCAGGCACCGGAAATGTTAATGAACGTGGAATTAAGGAAGGCCATGGATACTCCTTTAACCTCCCTATCGACGCATTTACTGAAGATGAGTCGTTCATCAATCTCTATGAATCTGCTTTCAGAGAGATTGCTGATTACTTTAAACCTGACGTAATTGTGACGCAAAATGGTACGGATGCACATGCTTATGACCCACTGACACATCTATGTGCAACGATGGACATTTACGAAAAAATTCCATTGTTGGCACATGAAATGGCCCATAAATATTGTAATGGACGCTGGATTGCACTTGGCGGTGGTGGATATGATATGTGGAGAGTGGTACCGCGTGCATGGTCACAAATTTGGAGTGTCATGAAAACCGGAGACACTCAGAAAGGAAATCTGCCGTTATCCTGGCAATCAAAATGGCAGGGTGAATCACCGGTTACCTTACCTGCCAAATGGCATGATGAGAAAGATATTGTTCCGACCATACCAAGAAAAGCCGAAATAAATGAAAAGAACACTAACATTTTGCTGAACGCGCTAAAGTATGCAAAAAAACAAACAAAATAA